GAGCCTTCTGATCGACCTGCAGGCGACCGTATTCTGCTGCACCGCCTCCATGGGGCTTCTGCTCGCCGAAGCGGTGAACGCGAAGGGGCTCAAGAACCAGCTCAACCTGAAAAAGATCATCCTCGGGGCCGAGCGCAGCAGCAATGCGGCACTGGAGACGATGAAAGAGTACCTCGGGGTGAAGGAGATCTACGACATCACCGGCCTCACGGAACTCTACGGCCCCGGCACCGGGCTCTCCTGCCGCTACGGCACCGGCATCCACTACTGGGCCGATCACTACATCCTCGAGATCCTCGACCCCACGACCCTGGAGCCGGTGGCGCCGGGAGAGGTGGGGGAGATGGTGTACACCACCCTTGGGAAGGAAGGGGCACCCCTCATCCGCTACCGTTCCCGGGACCTCACCCGTCTCCTGGAAGGGGACTGCCCCTGCGGGTGCTGGCTGCCGCGCCACGACAGGATTCTCGGGCGCTCCGACGACGTGGTGATCTTCCGCGGCGTGAACGTGTACCCGGGACAGGTCGACGAAGTCTTGAATGCCGTGCAGGGGATCGGCAGCGAGTACCAGGTCTTCTTTGACCACCATGAAGATGGCAGGGACTACATGCTGGTGCGCGTCGAGCGGGCGAAAAACGGCGACGCGCTCCCGGACGACAAGATCATGAAGCAGATCGTCTCCGGCATCAAGCACACCCTGATGATCTCCTGCTCGGTAGAGCTGGTGGAAAACGGCACGCTGCCCCGCTCGGAAAGGAAGACGAAGAGGATTTTCGACAATCGGAAGTTCGAGTAAGGGCACAAACGGTTTTTCCGGAAATTCAGCGGAGCCTCAGTACATTTCCACGAAGCGCTGACGAGGCCCTCGCGTTCCCCCCTTTGCGAAGGGGGGACAGGGCAGCGTTGTCCGGTTAGGTTCTTGCTCTCTGAAATCTTTGATATTGCTGTACTTTTTGCTTGACATCTGTTGAAGGGTGGCGCGCGCCGCGTTCGTAACTACGTAATTCGGGAGTGGTTACGACATGCGTCCCTTCAGCAGACAAAAGCCTCAGAATCCTTATGAATTTAATAGACTTCTCGACCCAGTAAAGAGATCATGCACCCCTGTTTCTCCACTTACATCGAGAGGTTACCGACCGTTGCAACTGTCATTCGACGATCAGCTAAAGGCCCTTGTCTACTACCATCTCCAGGAATTCTCTTCTGGAAGAGAACTGATCCAGGCCCTGGAACAGGACAATTTCGCCAAGGAATGTGTTGCGCCACCTAAAGGCGTTAAAAAATCCGCGTTTTTTGAGGCTATCAACACACGTGGACTCGAACAACTCACTGAAATCTTTGGAGCACTGGCGAAAGAGGCTCGCAAAGTCATTCCCGCCCAACACGCAGAACTTGGCAACCTTGTTGGCATCGATGGATCTGTCATCGACGCTTTGATGTCGATGGATTGGGCGCAGTACTCAAGCACTCACAATAAAGCCAAAGCCCACGTAGGCCTTGATCTGAACCGTGGTGTGCCGACGAGTGTGGTCGTGACTGACGCTAACCAGGTGGAGCGGCAGTATGTAGACCGTATCCTCCAGCCTGGCGAGACTGCTGTCCTTGATCGAGGGTACCAATGCAACGCCGACTTCGATCAGTGGCAAGAAGACGGCAAACTCTTTATTTGCCGCATCCAGCAGAGAGCCAGAAAGAAGGTCGTCCGTCAAAATCCTCTTCCGCACAGTGACATCGTCTTTTATGACGCCATCGTTATTCTGGGCAAGAAGGGGCTCACTGAAGGGCAGAAAGAGCTCCGAGTAGTTGGCTATCGCGTTGACCGAAAGGAATACTGGGTTGCGACAAACCGCTATGACCTTACCGCTGAACAGGTGGCCGAAGCATACAAACTACGTTGGAACATAGAGACCTTCTTTGGCTGGTGGAAACGATACCTCAACGTCTACCACTTAATCGCCAGAAGCCAGTATGGCATGATGGTGCAGGTCCTCAGTGGACTTATCACTTACCTTCTCCTGGCCATTTACTGCCAAGAACAGCATAACGAGCGGGTGAGCATCAATCGTGTCAGAGAGCTAAGAAACAAAATCGCTAGTGAAGCTGCTGGAATGGCAGCTGAAGCCTCTAGACTGCGAAAAAATGAGGCCAAAAAAAACCGAAAAAAGCAGAAACGACGCAAAGCAAAAACCTAACCGGACAACGCTGGGGACAGGGGGGATTTGCCTTGGTTCTGCCGTGCGCCCTAGCAGTTGAGTGAGCGGGCTGAACAAAAAAATGGGGATGCGTTTCCGCACCCCCCATGGAGGATCTACTGTTCTCGGTGAGGCCGGCGGCACTTTGGTGCCGCCGGCTTTTTTTATATGCGCTTCTTACCTAAACTACGGCACTACCTGGAAAGGCCGCATCATGTCGTTGTCCTCGTGGTCCAGGATGTGGCAGTGCCATACATATCCCGGTCCCTCCGTGGCGTCGAAGGGGTACCCCGGTCCCGCCGCCCCCGCCGGTGTGTCGGTCGGTGCAAAGCGCACCGCGATGCGGGTCACCTCGCCCGGGTTCATCCGTACCGTGTCTTTCCACCCTGCTTCATTCAGATCAGGCGGAGAAGGTTTCCCGACCAGGTACGGTGCGGGGTCAGGGTTGCCACCGGGAGGGGGGCCGGCCGCAGGGATGAACGCTCCGCCAGGGAATGCCCGCTCGTAATCCTTCAGGTATTTCCCAGCCTGGTACTTCTGGCGGCTCAGCAGCTGGTACTGGACCAGGTGCAGGTGGATCGGGTGCGTGTCGCCGGTGGTGTTGATGATCTCCCAAACCTCTGTCGACCCCACCCTCGGCTTTTCAGACACCGGATCCATG
The DNA window shown above is from Geomonas sp. RF6 and carries:
- a CDS encoding phenylacetate--CoA ligase, whose product is MLKRFPAKVSSAAELEAFQLEGLKWSVEHAFENNPFYREKLTAAGVTPASIKSLDDLKRLPFLAAQDLADGYPFALRSAPFSDLVRIHASSGTTGKRKVLCYTQKDLDDWQYMFARCYELAGLTREDRVQIAVGYGLWTAGVGFQQACEKFGALAIPVGPGNLELQTSLLIDLQATVFCCTASMGLLLAEAVNAKGLKNQLNLKKIILGAERSSNAALETMKEYLGVKEIYDITGLTELYGPGTGLSCRYGTGIHYWADHYILEILDPTTLEPVAPGEVGEMVYTTLGKEGAPLIRYRSRDLTRLLEGDCPCGCWLPRHDRILGRSDDVVIFRGVNVYPGQVDEVLNAVQGIGSEYQVFFDHHEDGRDYMLVRVERAKNGDALPDDKIMKQIVSGIKHTLMISCSVELVENGTLPRSERKTKRIFDNRKFE
- a CDS encoding IS4 family transposase, giving the protein MRPFSRQKPQNPYEFNRLLDPVKRSCTPVSPLTSRGYRPLQLSFDDQLKALVYYHLQEFSSGRELIQALEQDNFAKECVAPPKGVKKSAFFEAINTRGLEQLTEIFGALAKEARKVIPAQHAELGNLVGIDGSVIDALMSMDWAQYSSTHNKAKAHVGLDLNRGVPTSVVVTDANQVERQYVDRILQPGETAVLDRGYQCNADFDQWQEDGKLFICRIQQRARKKVVRQNPLPHSDIVFYDAIVILGKKGLTEGQKELRVVGYRVDRKEYWVATNRYDLTAEQVAEAYKLRWNIETFFGWWKRYLNVYHLIARSQYGMMVQVLSGLITYLLLAIYCQEQHNERVSINRVRELRNKIASEAAGMAAEASRLRKNEAKKNRKKQKRRKAKT